The following proteins are encoded in a genomic region of Musa acuminata AAA Group cultivar baxijiao chromosome BXJ2-11, Cavendish_Baxijiao_AAA, whole genome shotgun sequence:
- the LOC103970418 gene encoding pto-interacting protein 1 codes for MSCFGCCEEDDIHRTTASGGPYVTSNSTGNDGAFHAANPPSKGAQTVKPQPIAVPAIPVEEIKEVTKNFGDEALIGEGSFGRVYFGILKNGRSTAIKKLDSSKQPDQEFLAQVSMVSRLKHEHVVELVGYCIEGNLRLLAYEFATMGSLHDILHGRKGVKGAQPGPVLSWQQRVKIAVGAAKGLEYLHEKAQPHIIHRDIKSSNVLLFDDDVAKIADFDLSNQAPDMAARLHSTRVLGTFGYHAPEYAMTGQLSSKSDVYSFGVVLLELLTGRKPVDHTLPRGQQSLVTWATPRLSEDKVRQCIDSRLGGDFPPKAVAKFAAVAALCVQYEADFRPNMSIVVKALQPLLNTRSGHPGEALGS; via the exons ATGTCTTGCTTTGGGTGCTGTGAAGAGGATGATATTCATCGAACTACTGCCAGTGGTGGTCCCTATGTGACAAGCAATTCAACAG GAAACGATGGAGCATTTCATGCTGCAAACCCTCCTTCTAAAGGTGCTCAAACTGTTAAACCTCAGCCTATCGCAGTCCCAGCAATTCCCGTAGAGGAAATAAAGGAAGTCACAAAGAATTTTGGGGATGAAGCTTTAATTGGGGAGGGTTCATTTGGCAGAGTGTATTTTGGTATTCTTAAAAATGGCAGAAGCACAGCTATAAAGAAGTTGGACTCAAGCAAGCAGCCAGACCAAGAATTTTTAGCACAG GTTTCCATGGTGTCAAGGCTGAAGCATGAGCATGTTGTAGAGTTGGTTGGTTACTGTATCGAAGGAAATCTCCGCCTACTAGCATATGAGTTCGCTACCATGGGATCTCTTCATGACATTCTTCATG GGAGAAAAGGAGTTAAAGGAGCACAACCAGGTCCAGTGTTGTCATGGCAACAGAGAGTCAAGATTGCTGTAGGAGCAGCAAAAGGACTTGAATACCTTCATGAGAAAGCTCAACCTCATATTATTCATCGTGACATAAAGTCCAGCAATGTTCTactctttgatgatgatgttgcaaAGATAGCAGACTTTGACCTATCAAATCAAGCTCCTGACATGGCTGCTCGTCTTCATTCTACTAGAGTTCTGGGGACATTTGGTTATCATGCACCAGA GTATGCGATGACCGGTCAACTTAGCTCCAAGAGTGATGTATACAGCTTTGGTGTTGTCTTATTGGAGCTCTTGACTGGCCGCAAACCTGTGGATCATACATTACCAAGAGGACAACAAAGTCTTGTGACTTGG GCAACACCCAGACTCAGTGAAGACAAGGTAAGGCAATGTATTGACTCAAGACTAGGCGGAGATTTTCCTCCCAAAGCAGTTGCAAAG TTTGCTGCGGTGGCTGCCTTGTGTGTGCAATATGAAGCCGATTTCCGCCCGAACATGAGTATCGTAGTCAAGGCGCTACAACCCCTGCTGAACACTCGGTCTGGCCACCCTGGCGAAGCCCTGGGATCATGA
- the LOC135626802 gene encoding protein WHAT'S THIS FACTOR 1, chloroplastic-like, giving the protein MPSFSSRLQLSHLFLRRRLLRPPPCLLGWTASISSLKVAWRKDPLLDSAIDRDKQWRLCSRVVREVLNEPGQTIPLRYLEKRRERLRLPVHVKTFLARYPNLFDLHLAPIKPRQAPVPFLRPSPCLRSFLDLDARLRSLHEPLALAKLCKLLMMSRHRALPAEKLLNAKRDFGLPDDLLCSLVPRHPHLLRLVHATGDRPFLELVSWEDDYAKSVIERRAEEEARLTGVLMRPNFDVRLPPGFFLRKEMREWTRDWLELPYVSPYADTSGLHPASPEMEKRSVGVLHEVLSLTLHKRMAVPIIGKFSEEFRLSNAFANAFTRHPGIFYVSLKGGIKTAMLREAYERGNLVVRDPLLEIKDRFVEILDEGHKVYLDRINTKREAMQKDLELMASKNAELPEDEEESAETEQPL; this is encoded by the coding sequence ATGCCCTCTTTCTCTTCGCGTCTGCAGCTGTCGCACctcttcctccgccgccgcctccttcgCCCTCCGCCCTGTCTCCTGGGCTGGACAGCCTCGATCTCGAGCCTCAAGGTTGCGTGGCGCAAGGACCCCCTGCTGGACTCCGCCATCGACCGGGACAAGCAGTGGCGGCTCTGCTCCCGCGTGGTCCGCGAGGTTCTCAACGAGCCCGGCCAGACCATCCCCCTCCGATACCTCGAGAAGCGCCGCGAGCGCCTCCGCCTCCCCGTCCATGTCAAAACCTTCCTCGCCCGCTATCCCAACCTGTTCGACCTCCACCTGGCCCCCATCAAGCCCCGCCAGGCTCCCGTCCCCTTCCTCCGTCCCTCCCCCTGCCTTCGTTCCTTCCTCGACCTCGATGCCCGCCTCCGATCCCTCCACGAGCCCCTCGCCCTCGCGAAGCTCTGCAAGCTCCTCATGATGTCCCGCCACCGCGCCCTCCCCGCCGAGAAGCTCCTCAACGCTAAGCGCGACTTCGGCCTCCCCGATGATTTACTCTGCTCCCTCGTCCCCCGTCACCCCCACCTCCTCCGTCTCGTCCATGCGACGGGCGATAGGCCTTTCCTCGAACTCGTCTCCTGGGAAGACGACTACGCGAAATCCGTCATCGAGCGgcgggcggaggaggaggcgcgGCTCACTGGGGTCCTTATGCGCCCCAACTTCGACGTCCGCCTTCCACCCGGCTTCTTCCTTAGAAAGGAGATGCGCGAGTGGACCAGGGACTGGCTGGAGCTGCCCTACGTGTCGCCCTACGCCGACACGTCCGGGCTGCACCCGGCCTCGCCGGAGATGGAGAAGCGCTCTGTCGGGGTGCTCCACGAGGTGCTCTCTCTCACGCTGCACAAGCGGATGGCCGTGCCCATTATCGGCAAGTTCTCCGAGGAATTCCGTCTCTCCAATGCGTTCGCCAACGCCTTCACGCGGCACCCAGGGATCTTCTACGTCTCCCTCAAGGGCGGGATCAAGACGGCGATGCTGAGGGAGGCCTACGAACGCGGGAACCTCGTGGTTCGGGATCCCCTGCTGGAGATAAAGGATCGGTTCGTGGAAATCTTGGATGAGGGGCACAAAGTATATCTGGATAGGATAAATACCAAGAGGGAGGCGATGCAGAAGGACTTGGAATTGATGGCGAGCAAGAATGCCGAGCTGCCAGAGGATGAGGAAGAGAGTGCCGAAACCGAACAACCACTGTAA
- the LOC103970421 gene encoding uncharacterized protein LOC103970421: MEPQGTIVFTTVGLPHYGFDVFSVPVSADLDDPAAQLTERRHTDGTSVNFNAQFVDEGDSIAFVSERTGSARLFRSSSRDRAPVPLPAFSDSLFHDRPTVRNGRVFFVSAHERPAEPFRSWCAVYSARLDSGETARLTPPGFADMSPAVSCSGELVAVASYGSAPWKGDFHELATEVVVFRASDPSRRSVICSGGGWPAWAGESTLFFHRKANDGWWSIFRSDLTAELDNAGGPDAARRITPAGLHAFTPAAAHDGKRIAVATRRKGSSYRQIEIFDLESDKFLPVTERVNPSLHHYNPFFSPDSGHLGYHRFRGEFAPGDSIVTHLQPVSSPVSGLRMQRLHGTFPSFSPGGRFITMNGDFLTSPGLMVIRSDGFKRWTLLKEPSAFYTAWSPTENGVIFTSIGPIFDSAKATVQIARVTFDPADLDGSRDEEVKTEMKVLTRADAGNNAFAACSPDGRYLVFRSGRSGHKNLYIVDAVEGETSGGGVRRLTEGEWIDTMPAWSPDGELIAFSSNRHDPSNPDVFGIYLVRPDGTGLRQVHVAGPPGSAEVGRERLNHVCFSPDSRWLVFAANLGAVTAEPVSLPNHFQPYGDLYACRLNGTGLTRLTYNGYENGTPTWHSGGDVPSVGSLSLGPQVGEKLRGQFDEPLWITCDV, from the coding sequence ATGGAGCCCCAAGGTACCATCGTCTTCACCACCGTCGGATTGCCCCACTACGGCTTCGACGTCTTCTCCGTCCCGGTCTCCGCCGACCTCGATGACCCCGCCGCCCAACTGACGGAGCGCCGCCACACCGACGGCACCTCTGTCAATTTCAACGCCCAGTTCGTCGACGAGGGCGACTCCATCGCCTTCGTCTCCGAGCGGACCGGCTCGGCCCGGCTATTCCGGTCCAGTTCCCGCGACCGGGCACCCGTCCCGCTCCCCGCCTTCTCCGACAGCCTGTTCCACGACCGCCCCACCGTCAGGAATGGCCGGGTCTTCTTCGTCTCAGCCCACGAGCGGCCTGCCGAGCCGTTCAGGAGCTGGTGCGCGGTATACTCTGCCCGGCTCGATTCCGGTGAGACGGCACGGCTCACCCCACCCGGCTTCGCCGACATGAGCCCCGCGGTGTCCTGCTCCGGCGAGCTCGTCGCCGTCGCCTCCTACGGCTCCGCACCGTGGAAGGGCGATTTCCACGAGCTCGCTACCGAGGTTGTCGTCTTCCGCGCCTCCGACCCCTCCCGCCGCTCCGTGATCTGCAGCGGCGGCGGGTGGCCGGCGTGGGCCGGTGAGTCCACTTTGTTCTTCCACCGCAAGGCCAACGACGGGTGGTGGAGCATATTCAGGTCGGACCTCACCGCGGAGCTCGACAACGCCGGAGGCCCCGACGCAGCCCGCAGAATCACCCCGGCAGGGCTGCACGCGTTCACCCCCGCGGCGGCGCACGACGGCAAGCGGATAGCGGTGGCCACGCGGAGAAAGGGCTCGAGTTATCGGCAGATCGAGATCTTCGACCTCGAATCCGATAAGTTTCTCCCCGTAACCGAGCGGGTCAATCCTTCTCTCCACCACTACAACCCCTTCTTCTCGCCGGACTCGGGCCACCTGGGGTACCACCGCTTCCGGGGGGAATTCGCCCCAGGGGACTCCATCGTGACCCACCTCCAGCCAGTGAGCTCGCCGGTGAGCGGCCTTCGGATGCAACGCCTCCACGGGACCTTCCCATCTTTCTCCCCCGGCGGCCGCTTCATAACCATGAACGGCGACTTCCTCACCTCGCCGGGCCTGATGGTGATCCGGTCGGACGGCTTCAAGCGGTGGACGCTGCTGAAGGAGCCGTCGGCGTTCTATACAGCGTGGAGCCCGACGGAGAATGGGGTCATCTTCACCTCCATCGGCCCCATCTTCGACTCCGCCAAGGCGACGGTCCAGATCGCTCGGGTCACCTTCGATCCCGCCGACCTGGACGGCAGCAGGGACGAGGAGGTGAAGACAGAGATGAAGGTGCTAACCCGCGCCGACGCCGGCAACAACGCGTTCGCAGCGTGCTCCCCCGACGGGCGCTACCTCGTCTTCCGCTCGGGGCGGTCCGGCCACAAGAACCTCTACATCGTGGACGCCGTCGAGGGGGAGACCAGCGGCGGCGGAGTGCGGAGGCTGACGGAGGGGGAGTGGATCGACACGATGCCGGCATGGTCGCCGGACGGCGAGCTGATTGCGTTCTCCTCGAACCGGCACGACCCATCCAACCCGGACGTCTTCGGCATCTACCTGGTGCGGCCGGACGGGACGGGGCTGCGGCAGGTGCACGTGGCAGGGCCGCCGGGGTCAGCGGAGGTGGGGAGGGAGAGGCTCAACCACGTGTGCTTCAGCCCGGACTCGCGGTGGCTTGTATTCGCGGCCAACCTTGGCGCCGTCACGGCCGAGCCAGTCTCGTTGCCGAACCACTTCCAGCCCTACGGGGACCTGTACGCGTGCCGACTCAACGGGACCGGGCTCACGCGCCTCACCTATAACGGCTACGAGAACGGGACGCCAACGTGGCACTCGGGCGGCGACGTACCGTCGGTGGGGTCGCTTTCGCTGGGGCCCCAGGTCGGGGAGAAGCTTCGCGGCCAGTTCGACGAGCCTCTGTGGATAACTTGCGACGTATGA